From Pseudoalteromonas rubra, one genomic window encodes:
- the rpmC gene encoding 50S ribosomal protein L29, which translates to MKASELKDKSVEELNAELLELLREQFNLRMQASTGQLAQTHELKKVRRNIARVKTVINQKAGA; encoded by the coding sequence ATGAAAGCTAGCGAACTTAAAGACAAAAGCGTAGAAGAGCTAAATGCTGAACTTCTAGAGCTTCTGCGTGAGCAGTTCAACCTGCGCATGCAAGCGAGCACTGGTCAGCTGGCTCAAACTCACGAGCTGAAAAAAGTACGTCGCAATATTGCGCGTGTTAAAACGGTTATCAACCAGAAGGCAGGTGCATAA
- the rplV gene encoding 50S ribosomal protein L22, which produces MEALAKHKFASGSAQKARLVADQIRGLPVDRALEILAYSPKKAAVLVKKVLESAIANAEHNEGADIDELKVAKVFVDEGPTMKRIMPRAKGRADRILKRSSHITVVVSDS; this is translated from the coding sequence ATGGAAGCATTAGCTAAACACAAATTCGCCTCTGGTTCGGCGCAAAAAGCACGTCTAGTTGCAGATCAGATCCGCGGACTTCCGGTTGATCGCGCGCTAGAAATCCTAGCGTACAGCCCAAAGAAAGCGGCTGTATTAGTTAAGAAAGTACTTGAGTCTGCTATCGCTAACGCGGAGCACAACGAAGGTGCTGACATTGATGAGCTTAAAGTGGCTAAAGTATTTGTAGACGAAGGTCCTACAATGAAACGTATTATGCCACGTGCTAAAGGACGCGCAGACCGCATCCTTAAGCGTTCAAGCCACATCACTGTTGTGGTTTCAGATAGCTAG
- the rplP gene encoding 50S ribosomal protein L16: MLQPKRTKFRKVHKGRNRGLATSGNKVSFGSFGLKATGRGRMTARQIEAARRAMTRHIKRQGKIWIRVFPDKPITEKPLEVRMGKGKGSVEYWVAEIQPGKVLYEMEGVSEELAREAFNLAARKLPFKTTFVTRTVM, from the coding sequence ATGTTACAGCCAAAACGTACAAAATTCCGTAAAGTGCACAAAGGCCGCAACCGTGGTCTTGCAACTAGCGGTAATAAAGTTAGCTTCGGTTCTTTCGGCTTGAAAGCGACTGGCCGTGGCCGTATGACTGCTCGTCAAATCGAAGCAGCTCGTCGTGCTATGACACGTCACATCAAGCGTCAAGGTAAAATCTGGATCCGTGTGTTCCCAGACAAGCCAATTACAGAAAAGCCGCTTGAAGTTCGTATGGGTAAAGGTAAAGGTTCTGTTGAATACTGGGTTGCTGAAATTCAGCCTGGTAAAGTACTTTACGAGATGGAAGGTGTTTCAGAAGAGCTTGCTCGCGAAGCATTCAACCTAGCTGCTCGTAAATTACCTTTCAAAACCACTTTTGTAACTCGGACGGTAATGTAA
- the rpsC gene encoding 30S ribosomal protein S3 produces the protein MGQKVHPTGIRLGISKPWVSTWYANSKDFSEQLFGDHKVRQYLTKELKNASVSKIVIERPAKSIRVTIHTARPGVVIGKKGEDVEKLRHAVTKLAGVPAQINIAEVRKPELDAQLVADGISSQLERRVMFRRAMKRAVQNAMRLGAKGIKVEVSGRLGGAEIARSEWYREGRVPLHTLRADIDYATSEALTTYGIIGVKVWIFKGEVIGGLPLKQEAEKPAKRAPKKAKKSAK, from the coding sequence ATGGGACAAAAAGTTCATCCTACTGGTATTCGCCTAGGTATCTCTAAACCTTGGGTTTCTACCTGGTACGCGAATTCAAAAGATTTCTCTGAGCAGCTTTTTGGTGATCACAAAGTGCGTCAATACCTTACTAAGGAATTGAAAAACGCTTCTGTGTCTAAAATCGTTATTGAGCGTCCAGCGAAATCTATCCGTGTAACAATTCACACAGCTCGTCCTGGTGTTGTTATCGGTAAAAAAGGTGAAGACGTTGAAAAGCTTCGCCACGCTGTAACTAAGCTTGCTGGTGTACCTGCACAAATCAACATTGCAGAAGTACGTAAGCCAGAGCTTGATGCACAACTAGTTGCTGACGGTATCTCTTCACAGCTAGAGCGTCGTGTTATGTTCCGTCGTGCGATGAAGCGCGCGGTACAGAACGCAATGCGCCTGGGTGCAAAGGGTATCAAAGTTGAAGTTAGCGGCCGTCTAGGCGGTGCTGAAATCGCACGTTCTGAGTGGTATCGTGAAGGTCGTGTACCTCTACACACTCTACGTGCTGACATCGACTACGCAACTTCTGAAGCTTTGACCACTTACGGTATCATCGGTGTTAAAGTTTGGATCTTCAAAGGCGAAGTTATCGGTGGTCTTCCACTGAAACAAGAAGCTGAGAAGCCAGCCAAGCGCGCTCCGAAGAAAGCTAAAAAAAGTGCTAAGTAA
- the rpsQ gene encoding 30S ribosomal protein S17, translated as MSDKIRTLQGRVVSDKMDKSIVVAIERQVKHPIYGKFIKRTTKLHAHDESNTAQAGDTVTIRECAPISKKKSWTLVDVLVRPKKA; from the coding sequence ATGAGCGATAAGATCCGTACTCTTCAAGGTCGTGTAGTTAGCGACAAAATGGACAAGTCAATCGTTGTTGCTATCGAGCGTCAGGTTAAGCACCCGATCTACGGTAAATTCATCAAGCGTACAACTAAGTTGCACGCACACGATGAGAGCAACACTGCGCAAGCAGGTGATACTGTGACTATCCGTGAATGTGCGCCGATCTCTAAGAAAAAATCTTGGACTTTGGTAGACGTTCTGGTTCGTCCTAAGAAAGCTTAA